From one Aeropyrum camini SY1 = JCM 12091 genomic stretch:
- a CDS encoding transcription factor S gives MSGRIRFCPRCGSIMYPRREGARYLLVCKSCGYSEEGSSEDQQAYRMRVTVEKGPRDKIVVIDDETPMGAQVLKGSVSCPKCGHDEVYFWMMQTRSADEPMTRFYRCKRCRYTWREYA, from the coding sequence TTGTCAGGGAGGATAAGATTCTGTCCCAGATGCGGCTCCATCATGTATCCCAGGAGAGAGGGGGCTAGATATCTACTAGTGTGCAAATCGTGCGGCTACAGCGAGGAAGGCTCGAGCGAGGACCAGCAGGCTTATAGGATGCGGGTGACAGTCGAGAAGGGGCCGAGGGATAAGATTGTGGTTATAGATGACGAGACTCCTATGGGGGCTCAGGTTCTGAAGGGGAGTGTGAGCTGCCCCAAGTGCGGCCACGACGAGGTGTACTTCTGGATGATGCAGACTAGGAGCGCCGACGAGCCCATGACCAGGTTCTACCGGTGCAAGAGGTGCAGGTATACTTGGAGGGAGTACGCGTAG
- a CDS encoding RpoL/Rpb11 RNA polymerase subunit family protein gives MERVRIIRESRGSYVIQVYGEDHTLGTLLVEAIKKVSNPELAYYETVHPMEDIIQVYVKYDDDVDIKEVLRKASEYLLETIEDFRKRYLEALESGGGRG, from the coding sequence TTGGAGCGTGTAAGGATTATCAGGGAGTCCCGCGGCTCGTACGTGATACAGGTTTACGGAGAGGACCATACCCTCGGCACACTTCTGGTAGAGGCTATAAAGAAGGTGTCGAACCCCGAGCTCGCCTACTACGAGACAGTCCACCCCATGGAGGATATAATACAGGTTTACGTTAAGTACGATGACGACGTGGATATAAAGGAGGTTCTACGAAAGGCCTCGGAATACCTCCTTGAGACTATAGAGGACTTCAGGAAACGCTATCTAGAGGCTCTCGAGTCGGGAGGAGGCCGGGGTTGA
- a CDS encoding DUF2067 family protein, with protein MLPLRGRRRRVVAVNLRLLDIDDYERFLERLSRAIKVDYSSWRREGDKLLIEMVGGESSIRESIVRLKTLLREYRRGASSGGLVAYSLRRVSREAGLAVPPDLLSTVLSAMGYRAEARGGEGVLATDAPWGLVLEVAREVGERLREVAAQPLATSSRKLVVAASILAGSTLDDAVRAAVEAGLLEEDEKGRLLVRGSWRESLKNLLKALQER; from the coding sequence TTGCTGCCGTTGAGAGGCCGCCGCAGGAGGGTTGTGGCCGTCAACCTGAGGCTGCTTGATATAGACGATTACGAGAGGTTTCTGGAGCGGCTCTCCAGGGCGATAAAGGTCGACTACTCGTCGTGGAGGAGGGAGGGGGATAAGCTGCTCATAGAGATGGTGGGCGGAGAGTCTAGCATAAGGGAGTCTATAGTAAGGCTGAAGACACTGCTTAGGGAGTACCGTCGGGGGGCGAGTAGCGGGGGTCTAGTGGCCTATAGCCTCCGCAGGGTGTCGAGGGAAGCAGGCCTGGCGGTGCCGCCCGACCTCCTCTCCACAGTGCTCTCTGCCATGGGTTACCGTGCTGAGGCTAGGGGTGGTGAGGGGGTGCTGGCGACAGACGCCCCATGGGGTCTCGTACTGGAGGTTGCAAGGGAGGTGGGTGAGAGGCTTAGGGAGGTGGCCGCCCAGCCGCTGGCAACGTCTAGCAGGAAGCTGGTGGTGGCTGCCTCTATACTCGCCGGCTCCACCCTCGACGACGCGGTTAGGGCGGCTGTTGAGGCGGGGCTTCTGGAGGAGGATGAGAAGGGGAGGCTGCTGGTCAGGGGGAGCTGGAGGGAGTCTCTTAAAAACCTTCTCAAGGCTCTCCAGGAGAGGTAG
- a CDS encoding exosome complex RNA-binding protein Csl4, translating into MSYSSAGLVEKGRVMPGDVLATIEEFLPGEGVYVDGERGLIRAAAPGVAYLDMSRRVAYVKPHKKPQTPGLGSEVAALVTGVRGDLVVAEVYGVVRLSPKPSWLYELPSPYSAAIPISQIADEYIKNIEDYYRVSDWILAKIVSRTPPFTLSTVEPKYGVVYAMCSRCGAVMEFQSERSMKCPRCGNVEKRKVSIHARSRLLRIRLVRNLVVYRR; encoded by the coding sequence ATGTCATACTCTTCAGCAGGGTTGGTTGAGAAGGGCAGGGTTATGCCTGGCGATGTGCTGGCGACGATCGAGGAGTTCCTGCCGGGCGAGGGGGTCTACGTCGACGGGGAGAGGGGCCTTATAAGGGCCGCCGCCCCCGGGGTCGCATACCTTGACATGTCCAGGAGGGTGGCCTACGTCAAACCCCATAAGAAACCCCAGACCCCTGGCCTCGGTTCAGAGGTGGCGGCTCTGGTGACGGGCGTCAGGGGGGACCTGGTGGTGGCCGAGGTCTACGGCGTCGTACGCCTCTCCCCCAAGCCCTCGTGGCTCTACGAGCTCCCATCCCCCTACTCGGCAGCCATCCCCATATCGCAGATAGCGGACGAGTATATCAAGAATATTGAGGACTACTACCGCGTGAGCGACTGGATACTGGCCAAGATAGTGTCGCGCACACCCCCCTTCACACTCAGCACTGTTGAGCCGAAGTACGGCGTGGTATACGCTATGTGCAGCCGCTGCGGCGCCGTCATGGAGTTCCAGAGCGAAAGGAGTATGAAATGCCCCAGATGCGGGAACGTCGAGAAGAGGAAGGTTTCTATACACGCTAGGAGCAGGCTCCTGAGAATAAGGCTCGTCAGAAACCTTGTTGTATACAGGAGGTAA
- a CDS encoding METTL5 family protein translates to MNTGAEAGGYPPVGRAKVALETAVTPIPSPRRELEQYTTPADIAVRIAVDALLRGLLEGARAADLAAGTCRLGLALLLYGAFSVAAVEADERLGRLCLEAAERLGLGGRLFFVASRVSRRGGPLCVGCVDIVVTNPPFGVWRRGADWEVLEHALLLKPKAVYAIVKSGNLRYHGLRAARLGYSTLLISKEQFPIPASMPGHRSRVRRVSVDVILFSRVG, encoded by the coding sequence GTGAACACCGGGGCGGAGGCCGGCGGGTATCCCCCCGTTGGCAGGGCTAAGGTAGCCCTGGAGACGGCAGTAACCCCCATCCCCAGCCCCCGCAGGGAGCTGGAGCAGTATACCACGCCGGCTGACATCGCGGTTAGGATAGCTGTAGATGCCCTTCTACGGGGCCTCTTAGAAGGTGCTAGGGCTGCGGACCTCGCCGCTGGCACCTGCAGGCTTGGCCTAGCCCTCCTACTATACGGCGCCTTCTCCGTCGCCGCTGTGGAGGCCGACGAGAGGCTGGGCCGCCTCTGTCTCGAGGCGGCGGAGAGGCTTGGACTCGGGGGGAGGCTGTTCTTCGTCGCCTCCAGAGTGTCCCGCCGCGGGGGCCCGCTGTGCGTGGGGTGCGTTGACATCGTAGTCACTAACCCGCCGTTCGGGGTGTGGAGGAGGGGTGCAGACTGGGAGGTCCTCGAGCACGCCCTCCTCCTGAAGCCGAAGGCCGTCTACGCCATAGTGAAGTCGGGAAACCTTAGGTACCACGGGTTGAGGGCTGCGAGGCTCGGCTACTCCACTTTATTAATCTCAAAAGAGCAATTCCCCATACCGGCCAGCATGCCTGGACATAGAAGCAGGGTTAGAAGGGTGTCCGTGGATGTCATACTCTTCAGCAGGGTTGGTTGA
- the dph2 gene encoding diphthamide biosynthesis enzyme Dph2, with the protein MSKGFCALLRDIPYMVDIDSAVEAARRRGARRVVLQLPEGMLQYGLYIAKCMEEMLEGAASVYLHADPTYGACDLHYGELDTTVKPDLIVHVGHSPYPAELAHEALEPRGRVVYVRALSKAELPLDALREAASILAGRYSVRRVGIATTAQHTHIARKAAEVLRGEGLEVAVPPGLRPYFGEAQVLGCDYRLARSVRAEGFIYVGGGVFHPLGLYLATLKPVVQVDPYRGASEDLTLQGEKLYRSRLYKVSQSIGARRWGVIVGLKTGQYRPWLVEKLARAIESAGGEYLLIASEVTTLSQLVAIDNSWFEAFTVTSCPRLPTDDFWSYEKPVLTPGEAIMALEGRLEPYRFPW; encoded by the coding sequence TTGTCTAAAGGCTTCTGCGCGCTGCTTAGAGACATACCATACATGGTGGACATAGACTCTGCTGTGGAGGCTGCTAGACGTCGGGGGGCTAGGAGGGTTGTACTGCAGCTGCCTGAGGGTATGCTGCAGTACGGTCTTTACATAGCGAAGTGTATGGAGGAGATGCTCGAGGGCGCCGCCAGCGTGTATCTCCACGCCGACCCCACCTACGGGGCCTGCGACCTCCACTACGGGGAGCTCGACACTACGGTTAAACCCGACCTCATAGTCCACGTAGGCCACTCACCATACCCTGCTGAGCTTGCCCACGAGGCTCTGGAGCCGCGGGGGAGGGTCGTCTACGTGAGGGCGCTGAGCAAGGCCGAGCTGCCTCTCGACGCGCTGAGAGAGGCCGCTTCGATACTGGCGGGCCGATACAGCGTTAGGAGGGTTGGCATAGCTACTACAGCACAGCATACGCACATAGCCAGGAAGGCTGCAGAGGTCCTCAGGGGCGAGGGCCTCGAGGTGGCCGTCCCCCCGGGGCTGAGGCCCTACTTCGGCGAGGCCCAGGTTCTTGGCTGCGACTATAGGCTGGCTAGGAGCGTGAGGGCCGAGGGCTTCATATACGTGGGGGGAGGCGTGTTCCACCCTCTGGGCCTCTACCTGGCAACCCTCAAGCCGGTGGTGCAGGTTGACCCCTACAGGGGGGCTAGCGAGGACCTCACCCTCCAGGGCGAGAAGCTGTATAGAAGCAGGCTGTACAAGGTGTCCCAGAGTATAGGCGCCCGCAGGTGGGGCGTGATAGTGGGGCTGAAGACCGGCCAGTACAGGCCATGGCTGGTGGAGAAGCTGGCCCGGGCTATAGAGTCTGCAGGTGGAGAGTACCTGTTGATCGCCTCTGAAGTCACCACGCTAAGCCAGCTGGTGGCCATAGACAACTCGTGGTTCGAAGCCTTCACAGTGACCAGCTGCCCCCGGCTGCCGACAGACGACTTCTGGAGCTACGAGAAGCCCGTTCTAACTCCGGGAGAGGCAATTATGGCTCTTGAAGGCAGGCTAGAGCCATACAGGTTCCCATGGTAG
- a CDS encoding 50S ribosomal protein L16, whose amino-acid sequence MPLRPARCYTHFSGPPYTRREYIHGVPPPKITRFEMGNREMMEKWGIKGELVMLEAGQIRHNALEAARIAVNKYLATTIGDRNFYFRIRVYPHHVIRENKMMAFAGADRLQDGMRQAFGKPVGTAARVYPGTVVLEVWAREGDEDGVREALRRGASKFPLPSRIVIRKRGGEGS is encoded by the coding sequence ATGCCCCTCAGGCCAGCTAGATGCTACACCCACTTCAGCGGCCCCCCATACACCAGGAGGGAGTATATACACGGGGTTCCACCGCCGAAGATAACAAGGTTCGAGATGGGTAACAGGGAGATGATGGAGAAGTGGGGGATTAAGGGCGAGCTGGTTATGCTGGAGGCTGGCCAGATAAGGCACAACGCCCTCGAGGCCGCTAGGATAGCCGTCAACAAGTACCTGGCTACAACGATTGGCGACAGGAACTTCTACTTCAGGATAAGAGTGTATCCCCACCACGTGATAAGGGAGAACAAGATGATGGCTTTCGCAGGGGCAGACAGGCTCCAGGATGGTATGAGACAGGCTTTCGGCAAGCCTGTGGGCACGGCTGCAAGGGTCTACCCTGGCACCGTGGTGCTCGAGGTCTGGGCTAGGGAAGGCGACGAGGATGGCGTGAGGGAGGCTCTCAGGAGGGGCGCCAGCAAGTTCCCGCTGCCCTCGAGAATAGTGATTAGGAAGCGTGGAGGAGAAGGCTCCTAA
- a CDS encoding molybdopterin molybdotransferase MoeA, translated as MEEGVDRRKILTRLYTIDEALARAAERLEPIRGALLERREKLGLAASLGRPLAERVLARDCHPQYPRVNLDGCAVDSSRVSRGNVLKVEGRLRPGMEPVDLSDPVGGCVWVDTGAPLPIGADAVVPLEDLTMPGEGVVRLEAEPKRWLGVADPCSDVLEGGVVLDEGEAVTAEAVASLASAGVHEVEAGSRLRACVASVGDELKSLEECGRGGGVCETNRILARARLEAAGVEVVDLGIHPDRPDTLAKLAEAARASGCHILVTSGGSSVGLSDYALAGPEDVVVRGLSIRPGRPTTLSIASGLPVFSLPGNPRSAGSSIDLFLLPTLAAAGLPVTPVLPRMKAVLLAGVKPGRRLSYIPVAAVYCGGRLLAVPVSRESYMTVSWAAADGYVTVEPGKSLEPGEEATVTIVRGVKTRLSIDYTGGLAGRGYTVTLAKPPHGRAVAEALSQCPRLEAAVTEEAAGEMVEAGWPHEALEQVERSIVVAVNNRCRNSLIAAPRVLEGSEWLSRAAASLGAEILYVDNVQASARLAALGYTCGAATLEGLAPPSLERVVETKARIYLARGGDGA; from the coding sequence ATGGAGGAGGGCGTGGACAGGAGGAAGATACTCACCCGTCTCTACACCATCGACGAGGCGTTAGCGAGGGCGGCTGAGAGGCTTGAGCCCATCCGCGGCGCCCTGCTGGAGAGGCGGGAGAAGCTCGGCCTGGCGGCCTCTCTCGGTCGTCCTCTGGCCGAGAGAGTGTTGGCGAGAGACTGCCACCCCCAGTACCCCAGGGTCAACCTAGACGGGTGTGCCGTGGATAGCAGCAGGGTCTCCCGGGGCAACGTGCTCAAGGTTGAGGGTAGGCTGAGGCCCGGCATGGAGCCTGTTGATCTCTCCGACCCAGTGGGAGGGTGTGTGTGGGTAGATACGGGAGCCCCACTACCCATCGGGGCCGACGCCGTTGTACCCCTAGAGGACCTCACCATGCCGGGCGAGGGTGTTGTGAGGCTTGAGGCCGAGCCGAAGAGGTGGCTAGGGGTTGCAGACCCCTGTAGCGACGTCCTGGAGGGTGGTGTGGTGCTGGATGAGGGGGAGGCTGTAACAGCCGAGGCCGTGGCGTCGCTTGCATCCGCCGGGGTCCACGAGGTAGAGGCTGGCTCAAGGCTTAGAGCGTGTGTGGCCAGCGTGGGTGACGAGCTGAAGAGCCTCGAGGAGTGTGGGAGAGGTGGTGGCGTGTGCGAGACTAACAGGATCCTGGCCCGCGCTAGGCTCGAGGCCGCCGGCGTCGAGGTTGTCGACCTCGGCATCCACCCCGACAGGCCCGATACCCTGGCTAAACTGGCGGAGGCCGCGAGAGCCTCGGGCTGCCATATACTCGTGACGAGCGGAGGCAGCAGCGTGGGACTCTCAGACTACGCCCTCGCCGGGCCGGAGGACGTGGTTGTCAGGGGCCTCTCCATAAGGCCGGGCAGGCCGACGACGCTCTCCATAGCCTCCGGCCTACCGGTCTTCAGCCTCCCCGGGAACCCCCGGAGCGCCGGGTCCTCTATAGACCTCTTCCTCCTACCCACCCTAGCAGCCGCAGGCCTCCCCGTAACCCCTGTTCTGCCCAGGATGAAGGCCGTTCTGCTCGCGGGTGTAAAGCCTGGTAGGAGGCTCTCCTATATCCCGGTTGCAGCAGTATATTGCGGCGGCCGCCTCTTGGCTGTGCCCGTATCAAGAGAGAGCTACATGACCGTCTCGTGGGCAGCTGCAGACGGGTATGTTACCGTGGAGCCGGGGAAGTCTTTGGAGCCGGGTGAGGAGGCTACAGTCACGATAGTCAGGGGTGTTAAGACTAGGCTGTCCATAGACTACACGGGAGGCCTTGCAGGGAGGGGGTACACGGTGACGCTAGCCAAGCCACCCCACGGTAGAGCTGTGGCGGAGGCTCTATCACAGTGTCCTAGGCTTGAGGCTGCTGTTACCGAGGAGGCGGCTGGAGAGATGGTGGAGGCCGGGTGGCCCCATGAGGCTCTGGAGCAGGTGGAGAGGAGCATAGTTGTCGCTGTCAACAACAGGTGTAGAAACAGCCTCATAGCAGCACCCAGGGTTCTGGAGGGTAGCGAGTGGCTCTCGAGAGCAGCAGCGAGTCTGGGGGCCGAGATACTCTACGTGGACAACGTCCAAGCCTCGGCCAGGCTAGCAGCCCTCGGCTACACATGTGGGGCAGCCACCCTAGAGGGTCTAGCACCGCCCAGCCTGGAGAGAGTGGTGGAGACAAAGGCTAGAATATACCTGGCCAGGGGTGGAGACGGGGCTTGA
- a CDS encoding chromatin protein Cren7, with protein sequence MSQKQLPPVKVRDPTTGKEVELTPIKVWKLSPRGRRGVKIGLFKSQETGKYFRAKVPDDYPETG encoded by the coding sequence ATGAGCCAGAAGCAACTACCACCCGTGAAGGTTAGAGACCCCACCACAGGTAAGGAGGTAGAGCTGACGCCGATCAAAGTGTGGAAGCTATCGCCGAGGGGGAGGAGGGGCGTTAAGATAGGCCTCTTCAAGAGCCAAGAGACTGGCAAGTACTTCAGGGCTAAGGTGCCCGACGACTACCCGGAGACTGGGTGA
- a CDS encoding DNA/RNA nuclease SfsA: protein MELSYDEEAVFLRRVNRFVVEVRSSRGVVRCHLMDTGRIDHLATPGGRGVLIEWLRRLGGKTVCRVQAFKTGEGVVAVVDSRVPNRVFAEAVPTVFGGDAVVEAEREVLGSRLDFLIATGRGLWAVEVKGVNLSVGGVGLFPNAPSARAVKHLEVLARLAREGVKPLMAFVALRPDIEAFAPNYRVDRRFASLACSLLKQGLVNMLGIRVLIDLEPGLVRIRPAGVAPVSCLPHRDGR, encoded by the coding sequence GTGGAGCTTAGCTACGACGAGGAGGCCGTGTTCCTTCGGAGAGTGAACAGGTTTGTGGTGGAGGTTAGGAGTAGCCGCGGGGTCGTGCGATGCCACCTCATGGACACGGGCAGGATAGACCACCTAGCCACACCCGGCGGGCGGGGGGTTTTGATAGAGTGGCTGCGCAGGCTCGGGGGTAAGACGGTCTGCAGGGTTCAGGCTTTCAAGACGGGGGAGGGTGTCGTAGCGGTCGTAGACTCTAGGGTGCCCAACAGGGTGTTCGCCGAGGCGGTGCCCACGGTTTTCGGGGGCGATGCGGTGGTGGAGGCTGAGAGGGAGGTACTCGGCTCCCGGCTAGACTTCCTCATAGCCACAGGAAGGGGGCTCTGGGCTGTGGAGGTGAAGGGAGTCAACCTGTCCGTAGGGGGGGTGGGTCTGTTCCCCAACGCCCCTAGCGCGAGGGCGGTGAAGCACCTAGAGGTCCTAGCTAGGCTGGCTAGGGAGGGGGTTAAGCCTCTTATGGCCTTCGTAGCCCTCAGGCCCGACATAGAGGCCTTCGCACCCAACTACAGGGTGGATAGAAGGTTCGCCAGCCTTGCCTGCTCTCTCCTTAAACAGGGGCTAGTAAACATGCTTGGCATAAGGGTTTTGATCGACCTGGAGCCCGGGCTAGTGAGGATAAGGCCTGCAGGAGTAGCTCCAGTATCATGCCTCCCACACCGGGATGGGCGATAA
- a CDS encoding acetyl ornithine aminotransferase family protein produces the protein MELEAPYIAVEPPGPKAREVLERDENVIMQSFSRWYPLVIKRGHGAIVEDVDGNRYIDFNAGIAVLNVGHRHPRVVEAIKSQLDKFLHYSLTDFYYEEAVAAAERLARTVPIGGGVKTFFTNSGAESIEASIKVVRGFFQGRRPYIVSFLGGFHGRTYGAMSASASKPIHRARFYPLVPGFIHAPYPDPYRCPFPGLEGEACGDAAIGYIEDYVFSKLVDPGEVAAFLFEPIQGEGGYVVPPDSFFPSLQKLARKHGILLVADEVQTGFARTGRMFAVEHWGVEPDVMALAKAMGGGLPLGAAVGRSEVMSLPRGSHANTFGGNPLALAAFNAVMDVIEEERLWERSERLGAKALRLLGEAAEELGIVGHVRGKGLMIGVELVKDENTREPHREALAWVLERSFKRGLLVIGAGVSAVRIAPPLTIEEELFDRGLEILVEVLREADRRFSQG, from the coding sequence GTGGAGCTTGAAGCGCCCTATATAGCCGTAGAGCCCCCAGGCCCCAAGGCCAGGGAGGTTCTCGAGCGTGACGAGAACGTTATAATGCAGTCCTTTAGCCGCTGGTACCCGCTGGTGATTAAACGCGGCCACGGAGCTATAGTTGAGGATGTGGACGGCAACAGGTATATCGACTTTAACGCTGGCATAGCTGTGTTGAACGTAGGCCACAGGCACCCTCGTGTTGTCGAGGCTATCAAGAGCCAGCTGGACAAGTTCCTCCACTACAGCCTCACTGACTTCTACTATGAGGAGGCTGTGGCGGCGGCTGAGAGGCTGGCCCGGACGGTGCCCATCGGCGGGGGGGTTAAGACGTTCTTCACAAACAGCGGGGCCGAGAGCATAGAGGCCTCGATAAAGGTTGTTAGAGGGTTCTTCCAGGGGAGGAGGCCCTACATAGTGAGCTTCCTCGGCGGCTTCCACGGCAGGACCTACGGAGCCATGAGCGCCTCCGCCAGCAAGCCCATACACAGGGCCAGGTTCTACCCCCTGGTCCCCGGCTTCATACACGCCCCCTACCCAGACCCCTACCGCTGCCCCTTCCCCGGCCTAGAGGGAGAGGCCTGTGGAGACGCGGCCATAGGGTATATAGAGGACTACGTGTTCTCGAAGCTGGTGGACCCGGGAGAGGTGGCGGCCTTCCTCTTCGAGCCCATCCAGGGGGAGGGCGGCTACGTGGTCCCGCCAGACAGCTTCTTCCCATCCCTCCAGAAACTAGCCAGGAAGCACGGCATACTGCTCGTCGCGGACGAGGTTCAAACAGGCTTCGCCAGGACTGGCAGGATGTTCGCAGTAGAGCATTGGGGGGTGGAGCCCGACGTCATGGCCCTCGCCAAGGCAATGGGAGGCGGCCTACCGCTGGGGGCTGCCGTGGGGAGGAGCGAGGTGATGAGCCTGCCCCGTGGGAGCCACGCCAACACCTTCGGAGGAAACCCTCTAGCCCTGGCTGCGTTCAACGCGGTGATGGACGTCATCGAGGAGGAGAGGCTTTGGGAGAGGTCTGAGAGGCTAGGGGCCAAGGCCCTGAGGCTTTTGGGCGAGGCCGCCGAGGAGCTGGGCATAGTGGGGCACGTGAGGGGTAAGGGGCTCATGATAGGGGTGGAGCTTGTCAAGGACGAGAACACGAGGGAGCCGCACAGGGAGGCTCTAGCATGGGTGCTGGAGAGGTCCTTCAAGAGGGGCCTCCTCGTTATAGGGGCCGGCGTTTCCGCCGTAAGGATAGCCCCGCCCCTCACTATAGAGGAGGAGCTCTTCGACCGGGGCCTGGAGATACTGGTCGAGGTCCTCAGGGAGGCTGACCGCCGCTTCTCCCAGGGCTAG
- a CDS encoding MarR family transcriptional regulator, giving the protein MEEGELEARILKVLSEGGGLTMEELVERLGWRGDRRAVRRAVASLVRKGLVVKVPDYGRGKVVLRAAGSSPGRSGGQPP; this is encoded by the coding sequence TTGGAGGAGGGGGAGCTTGAGGCTAGGATACTGAAGGTTCTCAGCGAGGGCGGGGGGCTGACTATGGAGGAGCTTGTTGAGAGGCTGGGCTGGAGGGGGGATAGGAGGGCTGTGCGGAGGGCTGTGGCGAGCCTGGTGAGGAAGGGTCTTGTAGTGAAGGTGCCGGACTATGGGAGGGGTAAGGTTGTGTTGAGGGCGGCTGGCTCTAGCCCTGGGAGAAGCGGCGGTCAGCCTCCCTGA
- a CDS encoding helix-turn-helix domain-containing protein, producing MPGGEMKVKVRLAVVAAILRGSGRRYVSVREVGELLGVTNRTAGRILARLEREGVVSRYSKRTYRVLHPESPRSLG from the coding sequence GTGCCGGGCGGTGAGATGAAGGTCAAGGTTAGGCTCGCCGTAGTCGCCGCCATACTGAGGGGTTCTGGGAGGAGATATGTTAGTGTTAGGGAGGTGGGAGAGCTCCTCGGGGTTACCAACAGGACGGCGGGGAGGATACTGGCGAGGCTTGAGAGGGAGGGTGTGGTATCTAGGTATAGCAAGAGGACCTACAGGGTGCTACATCCTGAAAGCCCTCGAAGCCTCGGATAG
- the hjc gene encoding Holliday junction resolvase Hjc: protein MPRRGVGYERELAKILWDRGWAVVRGPASGGGSRTRVQPDLVAVRGGIVLVFEIKKAREGTIYLDPGQVLGLLEWARRAGGDAWIALRLTGKGWRFHRADSLEHTRRGGFKISKPGGGLKLRDLLNLYGGEVRRIDEYIEG from the coding sequence ATGCCAAGGAGGGGCGTGGGTTACGAGAGGGAGCTCGCTAAGATACTCTGGGATAGGGGCTGGGCTGTAGTAAGGGGGCCAGCCAGCGGCGGAGGCTCTCGTACCAGAGTCCAGCCAGACCTGGTCGCCGTGAGGGGCGGCATCGTCCTCGTGTTCGAGATTAAGAAGGCTAGGGAGGGGACCATCTATCTTGACCCCGGCCAGGTCCTGGGGCTTCTGGAGTGGGCTCGGAGGGCTGGGGGGGATGCCTGGATAGCCCTCAGGCTGACTGGGAAGGGCTGGAGATTCCACCGGGCGGATTCTCTAGAGCATACTAGGAGGGGGGGATTCAAGATCTCTAAGCCCGGTGGGGGACTTAAGCTGAGGGACCTCCTCAACCTCTACGGGGGGGAGGTTAGGAGGATTGACGAGTATATCGAGGGCTAG